The DNA region GGTGAGGTGGTCGCGCATGGAGAATATGAGGTCGTCTAGCAGTGACCCGCATACACTCCGTACCAACCGCTCGATCTGCGCCTGGCCGCTATTCTTGGCGCTGTGTTCCTTCATGGCGGTCACGCCCTCTCCCTGATGGCCGCCTCCTGCTGCGGCGCTGATGTCGGCATCTCGAATGCTGAGCGCCCTACCTGTTGTTGGTCAGCGCGGCTGAGGACACCACCCGTACTGGTCTAATCGCGAACTAGGTGTAGCTGGGGCCGCGGGTCGGACTCTCCTAGTACGTCACTGAGGTGCGATGTCGCCCAACACAGTTCGTTCGCGAGGTCTGCTCGTGTGAGGCCGTGCTGTTCGGCGAGTGTCAGCGCCTCCCGCAGCAGGGATGGAACCTCTCCGGGGTAGGTAGCGATCGGCTCATCCCGACGGAACTCGGCCATGCTTCTCAGTCGTTGATACGCCCGACGCATGGAGACCTCGGACACGACTCTCAGCTCAGCCATCCTGCGGACAAGGGATTCGATCGACACACCCCATGTCTGGCTCAGTTGCTCCAAGGTGGCTAGGCGCATGGTGCGGGGCAACAATGGCTCGATCTCCGTGCGTGGTGTCAAAAGCTCAGCTGCGAACTCGTCGGCCTCGCGTTCCTGTTGACGATCTCCTGGAAGTGGGTTCGGGTGAAGCAGCAGATGTCCGACCTCGTGTGCACATGTGAAGCGATACCGCGAGACTGATACCGCGCGCTCTGGGGTAACAATGATGAGAGGTCTGCCAAGTGCATCTGTGGAGTATGCGCTTACCCTTGTAACGGCCGCGTTGGTGAGCGGGATCAGTGTCACGACGATGCCGTGGGCCTCGATCGTCGCTGCCAGATGGGGGAACGGACCAGGTCCGACCTCCCACGCTTGGCGTAGCAGTTGCGCAGCTTCGGCAGGCGTCGTTCCTTCCGGGATTTTCGGGAGGTCTACGTCTGGCAGACGAA from Nocardioides luteus includes:
- a CDS encoding helix-turn-helix domain-containing protein; the protein is MADEKQGKFELFSSPGRSYTGVARAFDPARLTQARVLREWTKAELAEEIRVSPAAVGQYEAGASTPRADLLPLLANKLKVPVDFFAAGRPLGRLDAANAHFRSLRSTRAKDRAKAATHAEQVWELTYALEKRVRLPDVDLPKIPEGTTPAEAAQLLRQAWEVGPGPFPHLAATIEAHGIVVTLIPLTNAAVTRVSAYSTDALGRPLIIVTPERAVSVSRYRFTCAHEVGHLLLHPNPLPGDRQQEREADEFAAELLTPRTEIEPLLPRTMRLATLEQLSQTWGVSIESLVRRMAELRVVSEVSMRRAYQRLRSMAEFRRDEPIATYPGEVPSLLREALTLAEQHGLTRADLANELCWATSHLSDVLGESDPRPQLHLVRD